A segment of the Agrobacterium tumefaciens genome:
CGTGACCACCAGACGCCTGTTCCTCGCCACCCTCGCCGCTCTGAGCACCGCTCCTCTTCTGGCGCGCGCGGCCGAACTGCCCGACCTCAAGGGGCGTACCGTTGTCGTGGTGACCGAGAATGCCTACCCGCCGCTGCAGTTCATCGATCCGAAATCAGGCGATGCGATCGGCTGGGAATACGATGCCATGAAGGCGATCGCCGAGCGGCTGAACTTCAAGCTCGAATACCGGAATATCTCCTGGGATGCGATGATCCAGGCCGTGTCGGACGGGCAGTACGACATCGGCATGACCGGCATCAGCATCAAGGATGAACGCAAAGCGAAGGTCGATTTTTCCGACCCCTACATGCGCTCTGAAATGTTCATGCTGGTGCGTTCCGACGAAACGCGCTTCACCGACGCAAAGAGCTTTGCGGCCTTTGAAAAAGGCCTGGTCGGGGCACAGGCAGGAACCACCCCCTTTTATACGGCCGTCTACGATATTCTCGATGGCAATGAACAGACCCCCCGCATCAGGCTCGTGGAAACCTTTGGCGCCAGCGTCCAGGCTTTGATGACGGGCGATGTCGATCTCGTGCTCACGGATGGCGTGGCGGGCAAAGGATATGTGGAAGTCTCGAAAGGCGCTCTGAAGCTGATCGGCGATCCATTGGGGGGCGATGATTTCGGCTTCATCTTCAAGAAGGGCTCCGATCTTGTCGCGCCCGTAAATGCGGCTATTGCGGCTCTAAAGGCCGATGGCACCTTCGCGGCTCTCGATAAGAAGTGGTTCCTGGATTACAAGCTCGGCGAATGACCTGAGCCGACGCATGTGATGGGGACGAAATCGTTTTGAGTGCCGGACAGACGAAGAATGACGAGGATTTTCCGTGGTGGCTGATGGCGATCCTTGCCATTGGCATCGGGCTTGCGGCCCTAATCGCAGTCAATGACCTTTACACCCAGGTTTTCACCACCGTCGCGAAGGGTATCGGTATAACGATCTTCGTGACGCTAGTCGCCTTCGTCCTCGCGACACTTCTGGGCCTTGGCATTTCACTACTCAGCATGGCCGACAACATCGTGTTGCGACAGTTCGCTCGATTTTACATCGAAGTGATCCGCGGCATACCGGTTCTCGTCCTGCTCTTTTACATCGCCTTTGTCGGCACGCCGGGACTTGTGAGTCTCTATAATTGGCTGACTGTACCTCTGGCTGAGAGCGGATTGCTTGAGCCCTTGTTGGTGCGCGACGTCTCGCTGACATGGCGTGCAATCATTGCTCTGGCGATTTGTTACGCCGCCTTCATTGCCGAAATCTTTCGGGCAGGCATTCAGTCGGTATCATCCGGGCAGATCGAGGCTGCGAAGGCGCTCGGTCTCAATCGCTATCATCGTTTCAGGCTGATTGTGTTGCCGCAGGCATTGAGGACAATCTTTCCGCCGCTTTCGAACGACTTCGTCGCCATGGTCAAGGACAGTTCGCTCGTTTCGGCTCTGGGAGTCACCGATATTACCCAGATGGCCAAGGTCTATGCAGCAGGTTCGTTCCGCTTTTTCGAGACTTACTCGATTGTCGCCTATGTCTACCTGATCCTGACGATCGGCTTGTCGCTGATCTTGCGGCGCGTTGAAAAGGCTTTGCGCTCGAAGCAGCACTGAGGCGTGGCGCGACAGCCGGGAAACCCGGCTGCCGCATTTTCGTTTGTCAGGCAGTCGCCCTGTTTTCGCTGGCGATCGTGCGCGTGGCGATAATGACCAGCACGCCGGCAACAGCAAGGCAGAAAGCCAGGAAGAACATCGGTGCGATGGTGCTTCCGGTCTGATCCTTGATCCACGGCACCACGTTCTGTGCGACGAAACCGCCGAGATTGCCGACCGAGTTGATGGCCGCAAGACCGGCAGCAGCACCAGCTCCCTTGAGGAAGCGACCAGGCAGGCTCCAGAACACCGGCTGGCCGGCGAAAATGCCTGCAGCAGCAATGCAAAGGAACGTGAACTGCAGCACCGGAGTGGTCAGCAAAGCCGACATCAGAAGGCAGGCCGCACCAATGAAGGCAGGACCGACGATGTACAGCGTCTTGTTCTTGGCACGATCCGCAGCAGCCGGAATGACATACAGCGAGATTGCGACAGCGATCCACGGAATGATATTGATGAAACCATTGGCCGTGTTGGAAACGCCGAAGCTCTTGACGATGGTCGGCAGCCAGTAGCTGAGCCCGTAGGCGGCAAGCGGGAAACCGACATAGCAGAGCGACATGAACAAGACGCGCGGATTGATCAACGCCCTGAAACCATCATCGGCGTGTTCTTCCATACCGGAATTTTCAGACGCGATACGGTTCTTCAACCAGTCCTTCTCGTCCTGCGTCAGGAACTTCGCCTTGTCGGGCGTATCGTCCAGATAGAAGAGCGTAAAGATACCGGCGATAACCGCAGGAACGCCAGTGGCGAGGAACACCCATTCCCAGCCTGCATATCCGAGCAGACCGTCCAGATCGAGCAGCATGCCGCCGAGCGGCGCGCCGATCGCATTGGCAAGCGCACTGAAGATCATGAACAATCCGACCATACGGGCGCGGTAATCCCGCGGGAACCAGACAGTCAGCAGATAAAGAACACCAGGGAAGAAGCCGGCCTCACACGCTCCCAAGAGGAAGCGCAGAATATAGAACATCGTCGGGCTGCTTGTGTAGGCAAGCGCGATCGTGACCAGACCCCAGGAAATGATGATGCGTGCGAACCAGCGGCTTGCACCGAAGCGCGTCAGCAGCAGATTGCTTGGAACTTCGAAAATAAAATAACCGATGAAGAACAGCGAAGCGCCGAGCCCATAGGCATATTCGCTCAATCCAAGATCGTCCACCATTTGCAGCTTGGCAAAGCTGACGTTCTGACGGTCGATATAAGCGATAAGATAGAGAACGCCAAGAAACGGCATGAGCCGCCAGGTGATCTTCGAGATAAGGGACTTTTCAGATACCATGTGCTTTCCCTCCCTTCGATTCCTCGTTCGAAATGCAGATGATAAGGCGCTCCGTCTATATGTGCAGCGCACAACAAGCAAGTTGCAATGCAGCAATCACCCCGCAATACAGGGGATTTCAAGGCATTTCGCGTAAAAAACTGGCATTTCGTGGCGATAAAATCGGCACTCTCGCCACCTCGGCCTGATATTGCCGTAGCGTCCGCGATCTGGTATGAAGGCAACCATGGAATCGAAATTCGGATGTCTCGCGCAGAATATCTACGTGCTGCAAGACCATAAGCGTCTGCCAGCCCGTTTCTTCGCGCGCATCGCCGGGGCGCTCAACAGCCGACTTAGGCTCGCCTGACAGCATCTGCTGTCCACCTCATATCGATCCCCAATTTACCTTTTGAATGACAAGGCAAAGAGCCATGAGCGCACCGCGTACCCTGTATGACAAGATCTGGGACGACCACGTCGTCAACCGCGACCCGGATGGGACCTGTCTCATCTACATCGACCGTCACCTCGTTCACGAAGTGACGTCGCCGCAGGCCTTCGAAGGCCTGCGTATGGCAGGTCGTCCTGTCCATTCGCCGACCCGCACCCTGGCCGTCGTCGACCACAACGTTCCAACCACTGCCGATCGTCTTGAGGGCATCAAGAACGAAGAAAGCCGTATTCAGGTCGAAGCACTGGCGCAGAACGCCAAGGATTTCGGCGTTGAATATTACTCCGAGCGTGACAAGCGCCAGGGCATCGTTCACATCGTTGGCCCTGAACAGGGCTTCACCCTGCCTGGCATGACGATCGTCTGCGGCGACAGCCACACCTCCACCCACGGAGCCTTTGGCGCATTGGCGCATGGTATCGGCACCTCGGAGGTTGAGCACGTTCTGGCAACCCAGACGCTGATCCAGAAAAAAGCCAAGAACATGCTGGTGCGTGTCGACGGCAAGATACCGGAAGGCGTGACGGCAAAGGACATCATCCTCGCGATCATTGGTGAAATCGGCACCGCCGGCGGTACCGGCCACGTGATCGAATTTGCCGGCGAGGCGATCCGTTCCTTGTCCATGGAAGGCCGCATGACGGTCTGCAACATGACGATCGAAGGTGGCGCCCGCGCTGGTCTCATCGCACCGGACGAAACGACGTTCGAATATATCAAGGACAAGCCGCGCGCACCGCAGGGCGAAACGCTGGAACAGGCGATCGCCTACTGGAAGACGCTGAAGTCGGATGAAGGCGCGCACTACGACAAGATTGTCGTGCTGGATGCCGCCAGCCTGCCACCGATCGTTTCCTGGGGCTCGTCGCCTGAAGACGTGACATCCGTTCAGGGCACTGTTCCTGATCCGGACAAGATTGAAGATGAGAACAAGCGTGCCTCCAAATGGCGCGCTCTGGAGTATATGGGCCTGAAGCCCGGCACCCGCATGACTGATATTCCTGTCGATCGTGTCTTCATCGGCTCGTGCACCAATGGTCGCATCGAGGACCTGCGTGCTGCGGCAAAGATCGTTGATGGCCGCAAGGTCGCGCCGACAGTCTCCGCAATGATCGTCCCCGGCTCCGGACTGGTGAAAGAGCAGGCGGAAAAGGAGGGTCTGGACAAGATCTTCCTCGACGCCGGTTTCGAGTGGCGCGAACCGGGCTGCTCCATGTGCCTTGCCATGAACGATGACCGTTTGAAGCCGGGCGAACGTTGCGCCTCGACATCGAACCGCAACTTCGAAGGCCGTCAGGGCTACAAGAGCCGCACACATCTGGTTTCCCCCGCCATGGCGGCGGCGGCGGCCATCGCCGGCCACTTCGTCGATGTTCGTGAATGGCAATAAACGTCGAAGCCAAACCAGGCTGACAAAAAACCCCGGAGCGATCCGGGGTTTTCTTTTTGGTTATTCCGAAATGATCTTCACCCGCTGGCCGGGTTGGAGAGTGGCTGTCGCGCTCAACGCGTTCAGTACTCTGAACATGTCAAGCTTGCGATCCGTGCCCATCATACGCGCCGCCATCGTCGCCACTGTCTCACCGGGTTTTACGGTAATGACCCGTACGCGCAGCGGTTTCAGCGAGGCAATCTCCTGTGGCGTCATCCGCCGGAAACTGCTGCGCAGAACGTTGGCAACACTGTCAAGCTGCGGGCTGCCTTTTGGCACGGCCGTCAGAAAACGGAAGATCTGTTGGCCGACACGGATGACGGTCACATCGAAATCCCATTTGTCGGCGGACGCACGGGCCGTTGCGGCCTCGAGCCCATTGACCTGGGTTTCACGAACGGTTTCCGGGATGAGGCCCGCCACCCAGCCACTCGTGAGATAGTTCGCAAGACTGGTCTGCTTGGGATCGGCAACGCCATCAAAACGGATGGCCATGTCGCCAGGTCCGGTCGCCAGAACGGCTTCCACCTTGTTATCGATCACGAAGCCTTCCGGAACATCGAAACGGATGCCGAGCGTGCCGTGCAGGAATGTCTGCCCACGGACGTAACCTTCCTGCGGGCTGTCGCCATAAAGCAGCCCATCGATGCCATCGAGGAACCAGTCGCGGCCACGATCACCGACCTGACCTTCCTGGCCGAAGGCGCGGGCATGACGCCGCGCTAACTCGATACGTTGTGGTGTATTCGGGTGGCTGGACAGGAAGTCGAGGCTCTGGTCACTGTCGGGATCGGCGGACGTGAAGCGGGCGTAAGCGGCCATCGAGTCAAGGAACCGGGGCGACGCGAAAGGATCGTACCCTGCCTCGCCCAGCATGCGCACGCCGATAACATCAGCCTGCAGTTCCTGCTGACGGGAAAATGCTGCAAGTCGCAGCTTGCCACGTGCCAGCGCCTGCTTGCCGGCGAGGTCGCTGGACAGCACCTCGGCAACCACCCTGCTGGCAATAACCTCCGCTTCTTCACGACGCTGACGCTCGATCCCGTGATTGGCGGTGACATGGCCCATTTCGTGCGAAAGCACAGCCGCTACTTCCGACGCGTCATTGGCAAGCGCCAGAAGACCACGCGTCACGTAAAGATAGCCACCCGGCAATGCAAAGGCATTGATCGCCGGCGAATTGAGGATTGTGATGCGATACGATTGCTGCGGATTTTCCGATACCGCCGTCAGCGCACCGGTAATGCGCGCAACCAGCCGTTCCGTTTTTGCATCGTGATATTCACCACCGTAACTCGCCACGATGCGGGGATGCTCACGCGCACCCATCTGGGCACGCGGGTCATTCTTTTGCACCTCTTCCACGGTCTGCGGATTGTCGGACGGCCGCAACGTAGATTGGTAAGCCGGGCTGAACAGAGACTGGCAGGAAGATAGAATGACGGAGGATGCCGCAAGCACAGAAAAAACTTTGGCCGC
Coding sequences within it:
- a CDS encoding transporter substrate-binding domain-containing protein, producing the protein MTTRRLFLATLAALSTAPLLARAAELPDLKGRTVVVVTENAYPPLQFIDPKSGDAIGWEYDAMKAIAERLNFKLEYRNISWDAMIQAVSDGQYDIGMTGISIKDERKAKVDFSDPYMRSEMFMLVRSDETRFTDAKSFAAFEKGLVGAQAGTTPFYTAVYDILDGNEQTPRIRLVETFGASVQALMTGDVDLVLTDGVAGKGYVEVSKGALKLIGDPLGGDDFGFIFKKGSDLVAPVNAAIAALKADGTFAALDKKWFLDYKLGE
- a CDS encoding amino acid ABC transporter permease, producing the protein MAILAIGIGLAALIAVNDLYTQVFTTVAKGIGITIFVTLVAFVLATLLGLGISLLSMADNIVLRQFARFYIEVIRGIPVLVLLFYIAFVGTPGLVSLYNWLTVPLAESGLLEPLLVRDVSLTWRAIIALAICYAAFIAEIFRAGIQSVSSGQIEAAKALGLNRYHRFRLIVLPQALRTIFPPLSNDFVAMVKDSSLVSALGVTDITQMAKVYAAGSFRFFETYSIVAYVYLILTIGLSLILRRVEKALRSKQH
- a CDS encoding MFS transporter — translated: MVSEKSLISKITWRLMPFLGVLYLIAYIDRQNVSFAKLQMVDDLGLSEYAYGLGASLFFIGYFIFEVPSNLLLTRFGASRWFARIIISWGLVTIALAYTSSPTMFYILRFLLGACEAGFFPGVLYLLTVWFPRDYRARMVGLFMIFSALANAIGAPLGGMLLDLDGLLGYAGWEWVFLATGVPAVIAGIFTLFYLDDTPDKAKFLTQDEKDWLKNRIASENSGMEEHADDGFRALINPRVLFMSLCYVGFPLAAYGLSYWLPTIVKSFGVSNTANGFINIIPWIAVAISLYVIPAAADRAKNKTLYIVGPAFIGAACLLMSALLTTPVLQFTFLCIAAAGIFAGQPVFWSLPGRFLKGAGAAAGLAAINSVGNLGGFVAQNVVPWIKDQTGSTIAPMFFLAFCLAVAGVLVIIATRTIASENRATA
- the leuC gene encoding 3-isopropylmalate dehydratase large subunit produces the protein MSAPRTLYDKIWDDHVVNRDPDGTCLIYIDRHLVHEVTSPQAFEGLRMAGRPVHSPTRTLAVVDHNVPTTADRLEGIKNEESRIQVEALAQNAKDFGVEYYSERDKRQGIVHIVGPEQGFTLPGMTIVCGDSHTSTHGAFGALAHGIGTSEVEHVLATQTLIQKKAKNMLVRVDGKIPEGVTAKDIILAIIGEIGTAGGTGHVIEFAGEAIRSLSMEGRMTVCNMTIEGGARAGLIAPDETTFEYIKDKPRAPQGETLEQAIAYWKTLKSDEGAHYDKIVVLDAASLPPIVSWGSSPEDVTSVQGTVPDPDKIEDENKRASKWRALEYMGLKPGTRMTDIPVDRVFIGSCTNGRIEDLRAAAKIVDGRKVAPTVSAMIVPGSGLVKEQAEKEGLDKIFLDAGFEWREPGCSMCLAMNDDRLKPGERCASTSNRNFEGRQGYKSRTHLVSPAMAAAAAIAGHFVDVREWQ
- a CDS encoding M48 family metalloprotease → MTAQRGLFSGSGVQRFGRAAKVFSVLAASSVILSSCQSLFSPAYQSTLRPSDNPQTVEEVQKNDPRAQMGAREHPRIVASYGGEYHDAKTERLVARITGALTAVSENPQQSYRITILNSPAINAFALPGGYLYVTRGLLALANDASEVAAVLSHEMGHVTANHGIERQRREEAEVIASRVVAEVLSSDLAGKQALARGKLRLAAFSRQQELQADVIGVRMLGEAGYDPFASPRFLDSMAAYARFTSADPDSDQSLDFLSSHPNTPQRIELARRHARAFGQEGQVGDRGRDWFLDGIDGLLYGDSPQEGYVRGQTFLHGTLGIRFDVPEGFVIDNKVEAVLATGPGDMAIRFDGVADPKQTSLANYLTSGWVAGLIPETVRETQVNGLEAATARASADKWDFDVTVIRVGQQIFRFLTAVPKGSPQLDSVANVLRSSFRRMTPQEIASLKPLRVRVITVKPGETVATMAARMMGTDRKLDMFRVLNALSATATLQPGQRVKIISE